One window of the Lactobacillus sp. PV034 genome contains the following:
- the purB gene encoding adenylosuccinate lyase: MLERYTRPEMGKVWTDKNRYNAWLKVEVAATNAWAELGEVPVEDAKKIAENASFTPERVAELEAITHHDVVAFTRTVSESLGEEKKWVHFGLTSTDVVDTAQGVLLKEADEIIRKDLAELKDTIAQKARKYKNTVMMGRTHGVQAEPTTFGLKLARWYTELERDIDRFEHAAKGVESGKISGAVGTFANVPPEVETSVLKQLGLNQQPVTSQVLPRDLHAEYIAMLALIATSIENWATEIRSLQRSEIHEVEEHFRAGQKGSSAMPHKRNPIGSENLCGMARVVRGNIVAAYEDVSLWHERDISHSSAERVILPDTTIAIDYMLHRFNNILSNLDVFPETMLKNMDRTYGLIYSQRVLLKLIDEAGLSREKAYDMVQKLTAKSWNEQLQFRDLVENSEIMNYLSEADIDDAFDYHYHLRHVDEIFEKCGLN, encoded by the coding sequence ATGCTTGAACGTTATACTCGCCCAGAAATGGGCAAAGTTTGGACAGATAAGAATCGTTATAATGCTTGGTTAAAGGTAGAAGTTGCTGCAACTAATGCTTGGGCAGAACTCGGTGAAGTACCAGTAGAAGATGCTAAAAAAATTGCTGAAAATGCTAGTTTCACTCCAGAAAGAGTAGCTGAATTAGAAGCAATTACTCACCATGATGTTGTTGCCTTTACTCGGACAGTTTCTGAAAGTCTTGGTGAAGAAAAGAAATGGGTTCACTTCGGCTTAACTTCTACTGATGTCGTAGATACGGCTCAGGGTGTTCTTTTAAAAGAAGCTGATGAAATAATTCGTAAAGATTTGGCTGAGCTGAAAGATACTATTGCGCAAAAAGCTCGAAAATATAAAAATACTGTTATGATGGGACGTACTCACGGAGTACAAGCTGAACCAACTACTTTTGGCTTGAAGCTTGCACGTTGGTATACAGAACTTGAACGTGACATTGATCGTTTTGAACATGCAGCTAAAGGCGTAGAATCGGGCAAGATCTCTGGAGCAGTTGGAACTTTTGCTAATGTCCCTCCAGAAGTTGAAACAAGTGTCTTAAAGCAGTTAGGTTTGAATCAACAACCTGTTACTTCACAAGTCTTACCACGAGATTTGCATGCTGAATATATTGCAATGCTGGCTTTAATTGCAACGAGTATTGAAAACTGGGCTACTGAAATTCGTTCCTTGCAAAGATCAGAAATTCATGAAGTTGAAGAGCACTTTAGAGCGGGTCAAAAAGGTTCTTCAGCAATGCCGCATAAACGTAATCCTATTGGTTCCGAAAATTTATGTGGAATGGCACGTGTGGTTCGTGGAAATATTGTAGCAGCCTATGAAGATGTATCATTATGGCATGAACGCGATATTTCTCATTCAAGTGCGGAACGGGTAATTTTACCCGATACTACAATTGCAATCGATTATATGCTTCACCGGTTTAATAATATCTTGTCTAATTTGGATGTCTTTCCGGAAACAATGCTCAAGAATATGGATCGTACTTACGGTTTGATTTATTCTCAACGCGTATTATTAAAATTGATTGATGAAGCAGGTTTATCACGTGAAAAGGCTTATGACATGGTTCAAAAGCTTACCGCAAAGTCTTGGAACGAACAGTTACAGTTCAGAGATTTAGTTGAGAACAGCGAAATCATGAATTATTTATCAGAAGCAGATATTGATGATGCGTTTGATTATCACTACCATTTACGTCATGTCGATGAAATTTTTGAAAAATGTGGTTTAAATTAG
- a CDS encoding ClC family H(+)/Cl(-) exchange transporter gives MVKTAKQILHKPFTSKITYILFGAIATGLGTGFVVSVFRWIIDRTMEGLFIIYPVMKHNLWFLLPYIALMFVVCWLIAIVIKPQIKNLVGSGVPQIEAVFLKENKMPWWSILWRKFIGGLLAICPGLMLGREGPCIEMGAMIGQGIEKNLIHTKSEIRQQLLFQCGIAAGLSAAFSAPLAGVLFLVEEITFSFTPLEVIAALIASFCSDWVTLLFFGTTPCLYLPVNGPLPLKYYWIILVLGVVLGLFGYVYQYCLLSLRPIYSKITKLTKLPNVYHSIIPLLLIIPVGLWDAKILGGSHVFISSLSNAKFMHTMFDSSWEIIFLPLVFFVVRFIYSMISYGSSVPGGIFMPILALGAILGAFAATSLIHMNLLSTNYYPHLIVISMAAYFGSIEKAPFTAILLLTEMVGSVEQILPMVIATFISYYVVDLLGGRPIYEALRLQMNYK, from the coding sequence ATGGTAAAAACAGCAAAACAAATTTTGCACAAGCCTTTTACTTCTAAAATTACTTATATCTTATTTGGGGCAATTGCAACGGGACTGGGAACAGGATTCGTTGTCAGCGTTTTTCGCTGGATCATTGACCGGACAATGGAAGGATTATTTATTATTTATCCTGTGATGAAGCACAATCTCTGGTTTCTGTTACCTTATATAGCATTGATGTTTGTCGTTTGTTGGTTAATCGCTATTGTCATTAAGCCCCAAATCAAGAATTTAGTGGGATCAGGTGTACCTCAAATTGAAGCGGTATTTTTAAAAGAAAATAAAATGCCGTGGTGGTCAATTTTGTGGCGCAAGTTCATTGGTGGCTTATTAGCTATTTGTCCTGGATTAATGCTTGGACGAGAGGGTCCATGTATTGAAATGGGTGCCATGATTGGTCAAGGAATAGAAAAAAACTTAATTCATACAAAAAGTGAGATCCGCCAGCAATTGCTATTTCAATGTGGTATTGCTGCTGGCTTATCAGCTGCATTTTCTGCACCATTAGCAGGAGTTTTATTCTTAGTAGAAGAAATTACTTTTAGCTTTACTCCTCTTGAAGTAATTGCGGCCTTAATTGCAAGTTTTTGTTCTGATTGGGTTACTTTGCTATTCTTTGGTACTACTCCATGTCTTTACTTACCAGTAAATGGTCCACTTCCTTTGAAATATTACTGGATAATCTTAGTTCTAGGAGTAGTATTAGGCTTATTTGGATATGTTTATCAATATTGTTTATTGAGCTTAAGACCTATTTATAGCAAAATAACTAAACTCACTAAGCTACCCAATGTTTACCACAGTATCATTCCCTTACTATTAATTATTCCCGTGGGTTTATGGGATGCAAAAATACTTGGTGGATCGCATGTTTTCATTAGTAGCTTATCTAATGCTAAATTTATGCATACAATGTTTGATAGTTCCTGGGAAATAATTTTTCTTCCCCTTGTGTTCTTTGTGGTGAGATTTATTTATTCAATGATTTCATATGGTAGTTCAGTTCCTGGTGGTATTTTTATGCCAATTTTAGCTTTGGGTGCTATTTTAGGTGCTTTTGCTGCTACTTCACTCATCCATATGAATTTATTGTCTACTAATTATTATCCACATTTAATCGTAATTTCAATGGCTGCTTATTTTGGCTCAATTGAAAAAGCTCCGTTTACAGCAATTTTATTATTGACTGAAATGGTCGGAAGTGTGGAACAAATTTTGCCAATGGTAATTGCAACCTTCATTTCTTACTATGTAGTTGATTTACTAGGTGGTCGTCCAATTTACGAAGCATTACGCTTACAAATGAATTACAAATAA
- a CDS encoding ABC-F family ATP-binding cassette domain-containing protein, with amino-acid sequence MIIAQGQNLEQRFGANTIFSGVTFSIPDNARIGLVGPNGAGKTTLLKIMTSEQNPSGGEFTINKNIDVGYIAQENGLDESKTIWEEMLSVFADLIATNKKITSMQEQIADHPEDQELLKRYDQLAYDFEQAGGFTYQAEIKSVLNGFNFKEDTWSKVIGTLSGGEKTRLAFVKLLLQKPPLLLLDEPTNHLDLDTLDWLESFLKNYQGAIVTVSHDQYFLDNLTNEIFELNFGKLTTFKGNYTQYTKERELMDSQQEAAYEKQQEHIKKEEEFIQKNLVRVSTTKRAQSRRKQLEKLERINPPKHKNKVRIHFSSERPSGKEVLIAKDLSIGYPDKTMVEDINFQVNKNDRVAIIGPNGIGKSTLLKTVVDKLTPKTGSIKLGASLDLGYYDQELQTLEPRKTVLDTIWDRHKTMPEKDVRSILASFLFTAKDIDKTVGQLSGGQKARLTLTVLSLEHDNFLLMDEPTNHLDIEAKEVLEAALDKYDGTLLFVSHDRYFINELANKIISVRDGHAKIYEGNYSYYLSEREKEKVAQTENNVVSSNNKVTTTSESKTKLSYQEQKARDSQKRKLERAVKDAETLIEDLENQENSIQTEMANPEIAASFEKLGPLQEDLTKVQKQLEQANNEWEKAIEALDKFE; translated from the coding sequence ATGATAATTGCACAAGGACAAAATCTTGAACAGCGTTTTGGCGCTAATACAATTTTTTCAGGAGTTACCTTTTCAATTCCTGACAATGCTCGCATCGGTCTTGTTGGACCAAATGGAGCTGGAAAAACTACTCTATTAAAAATAATGACTAGCGAACAAAATCCATCTGGTGGTGAGTTCACTATTAACAAAAATATTGATGTCGGTTATATCGCTCAGGAAAATGGTCTAGATGAAAGTAAGACCATCTGGGAAGAAATGCTTTCTGTTTTTGCAGACTTAATTGCGACAAATAAAAAAATCACTAGCATGCAAGAACAAATTGCAGATCATCCCGAAGATCAAGAACTTTTAAAACGCTATGATCAACTAGCATATGACTTTGAACAAGCTGGGGGCTTTACCTACCAAGCAGAGATTAAAAGCGTTTTAAATGGATTTAACTTTAAGGAAGATACTTGGTCAAAAGTAATTGGGACTTTATCAGGCGGTGAAAAAACACGCTTGGCCTTTGTAAAGTTACTTTTACAAAAACCACCTTTGTTACTACTTGACGAACCCACTAACCACTTAGACCTAGATACATTAGACTGGCTAGAAAGTTTTCTCAAGAACTATCAAGGCGCTATTGTTACTGTTTCTCACGATCAATACTTTTTGGACAATCTAACTAATGAAATTTTTGAATTAAATTTTGGTAAGCTAACTACTTTTAAGGGTAACTATACTCAATACACTAAAGAACGTGAATTAATGGATTCACAACAAGAAGCAGCTTATGAAAAACAACAAGAACACATCAAAAAAGAAGAAGAATTCATTCAAAAAAACTTAGTTAGAGTCTCTACAACCAAACGTGCTCAAAGTAGACGTAAACAACTAGAAAAATTAGAGCGGATCAATCCACCTAAGCACAAAAATAAAGTTAGAATTCATTTTTCTAGTGAACGTCCTTCTGGTAAAGAAGTCTTAATAGCTAAGGATTTATCTATTGGTTATCCTGACAAAACAATGGTCGAAGATATTAACTTCCAAGTTAACAAAAATGATCGCGTAGCAATCATTGGCCCTAATGGAATTGGTAAGTCTACTTTATTAAAAACAGTTGTTGACAAATTAACACCAAAAACTGGTTCTATTAAATTAGGTGCCAGTCTAGACCTTGGTTACTATGACCAGGAACTCCAAACCCTTGAACCTCGCAAAACAGTTCTTGACACTATTTGGGATCGTCATAAAACTATGCCAGAAAAAGATGTACGTTCAATTCTGGCTAGTTTCTTATTTACTGCTAAGGATATTGATAAAACTGTCGGTCAATTATCTGGTGGACAAAAAGCGCGTTTAACCTTAACTGTTCTTTCATTGGAACATGACAACTTCTTACTAATGGACGAACCAACAAACCACTTAGATATTGAAGCTAAAGAAGTTTTAGAAGCTGCTTTAGATAAATATGATGGCACTTTACTTTTTGTTTCTCACGACCGTTACTTCATCAATGAATTAGCTAACAAGATTATTTCTGTCAGAGATGGCCATGCTAAAATTTATGAAGGTAATTATTCTTATTATCTTAGTGAAAGAGAAAAAGAAAAAGTTGCCCAAACCGAAAATAATGTTGTCTCTTCAAATAACAAAGTTACAACTACTTCCGAAAGTAAAACCAAACTTTCCTATCAAGAGCAAAAGGCACGAGATTCTCAAAAGCGTAAACTTGAACGTGCAGTCAAAGATGCTGAAACTTTAATTGAAGACTTAGAAAATCAAGAAAATAGTATTCAAACTGAAATGGCTAATCCAGAAATTGCTGCTTCATTTGAAAAATTAGGCCCATTACAAGAAGATCTGACTAAAGTGCAAAAACAACTTGAACAAGCCAACAATGAATGGGAAAAGGCAATTGAAGCCTTAGATAAATTTGAATAA